The stretch of DNA CAGTTTCCCGACGCCGTCGAGCTCCAGCTCCACCGCGCTGCCCGCTGCGGAGCCGTCCATGCGCAGTGCCCTCCTGAGCCGGTTGAATCCGTCCGGGGTCTGCGACGCGGCAGGCGCCTGGATATCCGTGAACACGACGGGCCTGCCGCCGAAGTATTTCAGGTACTGGCCAAGGGTGTGCAGGTAGAACGCGGTGTGCTTGCTGGCGCCGTCGTACTGCTCGTCCCAGTTGTCCGCAAAGATGCCGCTGTGGACGTAGTGCAGCCGGGCGCGGCCGCCGTCGAGCGGTTCCAGCACGTGCTCGAGCTGGTTGAACCAGCCGTCCGGGCCGTCCATCCGGGAGACCAGGTGGGTGGGGTACTCGTCCATGGTCCTGACGGCCGGCCACTGGTCCGTGGGGAACATCCACGCCGGGGTGTCCTTGGTGACCGCCTCCCAGACCTGCTCGGGGGTGCCGGGCAGCTCAGTGTCGTAGACGATCTCGAAATTCCGCTTGTCAGTCATTCTCCTGCTCCTTTGCGTGTGGGGTGGTGCGTGGCGGTTTGAGTGCCGCGGGTTTGAGTGCCGGATGAAGCGCGACGACGAGGCGATGCTTGCGCCCGCCACCCGCCGGGGTGCCGCCCGGCCCGGCTCCGCCCGAGGCGCCGCCGTCGTGGTACTGGTCCACGAGCCGGGCCACGGCGGCGCCGAGCTCTTCCGCGAAGGCGGCCCGGTCGGCGGCGGAACGGAACGTGATCTCGCCGTCAATCGCGAAGGTGGCGAGTTTCTGCTTCGCCGCCGTGGCCCCCGCGATCAGCTGGCCCATTTCCTGGACCATCCGGCCGGCGAGCGCGAGCAGCCAGAAGGCGGAGAACCGGTCCGAGAACCGGTGGGGGTCCGGCGCCACGGAAGCGAGCGCCACCGGCGAAATGAGGTACGAGGAAGCCGTGGCCTGGAGGACCCGCTCGGTGACGTTGCCCTTGCGCCGCTCCTCCACCAGTTCCACCAGCCCGTGGCGCTCGAGGGCCTTCAGGTGATAGTTGACCTTCTGCCGCGGCAATCCGACCTTGGCGGCGAGCTGTGTGGCCGATCCGGGCCGGGCGAGCTCCTGCAGGATGCGGGTCCGGATCGGATCCAGCGACGCTTCCGCAGCGGCCGGGTCCTCGATCACTGCGATGTCCAACATGCGTCAAGCATGCCTGCCGACAGTTTTATTTGTCAAGAACTTTTTTCTGTTCGGTGACCGGCGGTCGCGTGTCCGGCCCTTCGGCGTAGCCGGAAGTCTGCCGTTCGCCGGACGCGTGCGGCGACCGGGCAGGCCTCCCGCGAACTGGGGGTGCGGCGGGCGAGAGGCGGGCGGGGCAGCACGCCGACCGGCCGGGAGCGGACACGTAGAATGGACCGGTGATGCAATCCCCCCTTCCCGTGCGCGACGGCGTCAACGCAACGCGCCTGCGCCTGCCGGACGAGGGGCCCTGGGATACCGCGATGGACTACATGATGCACCGCTGGGGCCACATCGACCCCCAGGGCATCGAGGACCGGTTCGACGCCGGAGAGATCGTCGGCCAGGCCGGCCTCCCCCTGGACCGCGCGACGCCACTGCA from Arthrobacter sp. PAMC25564 encodes:
- a CDS encoding SRPBCC domain-containing protein, with product MTDKRNFEIVYDTELPGTPEQVWEAVTKDTPAWMFPTDQWPAVRTMDEYPTHLVSRMDGPDGWFNQLEHVLEPLDGGRARLHYVHSGIFADNWDEQYDGASKHTAFYLHTLGQYLKYFGGRPVVFTDIQAPAASQTPDGFNRLRRALRMDGSAAGSAVELELDGVGKLAGEVDFSNENFLGLRTADTLYRFFGRNAFGAPVGMTVHDFSGRGDSEATARAWGGFLEKVYA
- a CDS encoding helix-turn-helix domain-containing protein, whose translation is MLDIAVIEDPAAAEASLDPIRTRILQELARPGSATQLAAKVGLPRQKVNYHLKALERHGLVELVEERRKGNVTERVLQATASSYLISPVALASVAPDPHRFSDRFSAFWLLALAGRMVQEMGQLIAGATAAKQKLATFAIDGEITFRSAADRAAFAEELGAAVARLVDQYHDGGASGGAGPGGTPAGGGRKHRLVVALHPALKPAALKPPRTTPHAKEQEND